One Mycolicibacterium sp. TUM20985 genomic window, AGGTCTAGCTTGACGCCGATCTGCGCGAGGCTGCTCTGCGCGATCTGCGCCACTTGCCGGGTGCTGGCAGCGTCGTAGAACACGTCGCGGATGACGAGCTGTCTGCCGTCCTTCTCGCGGAACTGCCCGTTCATCTGCCAGCCGAGATCGTCGAGTTCCTTCTTGGCCGCCTCCGGGTCGAACGCGACCACGGCGCTGTTGTCCTGGTAGCCCTCCTGGCCCGCCACGTAGATGTGGTTGTTCAGCGGGGTGGGATCGTCAGCCAGTCCCCGCTGGGTGACGCTGGCGATCGTCTGGCGGTCGATACCCTTGGCGATCGCCGTCCGCAATGCCTTGTCGGACAGGATCGACCCGGGTGCCCCGTTGAAGGTGAAGTGGTACCAGCCCAGCCCGGGGGCACGACGAATCGAGATACCCGGTGTGCGGCGGGCGATCTCCATCTCGTCGAGCGTGGCCAGACCGCTGGCGTCGAGGGCGTTGTTCTGCAGGGCCGGAATTCGGGCCTCGTCGGCTAGGACCGTGTAGGTGATCCCGTTCAGCCGAGGCGTCGCTCCCCACCACATGGGGTTGCGGGCGAGGGTGATTCGTTGCGCGGTGCGGTCGATGCCGGTGATGACGAACGGGCCGGCCGACGGGCCCGGCTGGGTCAGCTGAGCCTTGTTGAACGCGTCTGCGGTCGCGGTCATGCTCTTGGGGAGCAGCATCGTGTTGCCGGACAACATGCCTCGCCACTCCGCGTACGGCTTGGCGAAGGTCATGATCGCCTGGCGGTCGTCGACGCCGCGGGTGACCGAGGCGACCCGCTCGCTGCCGTTGGTGCTGGCGATCGCGAACGCCTTGTCCTTGCCGCTGGTGGCGTCGATCTGGGACTTGATGTCTTCCCAGGTGATCGGGGTGTCGTCGCTCCAAACGGCCTTCGGGTTGATGGTGTACGTGACCACCTGGGGGTCGGTGCCGGTCAACTCCACCCCGGTGAAGTAGTCGGGGTTGACCGTCGGCGACCCGTCGGGGCCGATCGTGAAGGCCCGCGGCAGCGTCGACTTGAGCATGTTCGCGGCGTCGGCGACGTTGCCGTCGATGTGCAGGGGATTGAAGTTCTCGGGGAAGCCGGACAGTGCGAGCCGCAGGTCGCCGCCGTCCTGCAGGGAAGCGGGGTCCTGCGGATTCATGTCGTTGGTGGTGCCGATCTCGGCGTTGCCTCCGGCCGACGGCGGCGGTTGGCTGCCACCGGAGCACGCCGTGAGCGCGAGTCCGGCGACGAGAAGGGCGCTGGCGAGGCGTCGAAGCTCCATGCGGACAGACTCTAACCGTTCACGGTTGCGGCACCGCGGCCAGCAACTGTCGGGTGTACTCGTGTTGGGGGTGCGCGAAGATCTCACCGGCATCACCCGACTCGACGACCGAACCCTGATGCATCACCACTAGCCTGTCGGCCAGATGCTTCACGACCGACAAGTCGTGTGACACGAACAGATACGACAGTCCGAACTGGTTCTGCAGATCCAGCAGCAGGTTGATGATGCCCGCCTGAATCGACACGTCGAGGGCGGACACCGGTTCGTCGAGGGCGAGGATCTTCGGCTGCAACGCCAACGCACGGGCGATGCCGATGCGTTGCTTCTGTCCGCCGGAGAACTCCGCCGGGTACCGGCTGGCGTCCTGACGCCGCAGTCCGACGGTGTCGAGCAGTTCGGCGACCCGCGCGTCGACTCGGCTCTTGTCGAAGCCGTTGGCCGTCAACGGTTCTGCTAGTGCATCGAAGACGGGTAGCCGCGGGTCGAGCGAGGCGACGGGGTCCTGGAACACGACCTGTAGATCACCGCGCAGCGCGCGGCGGGAACGTCGGTCGAGGGTCGCGACGTCGTGGCCGAGCACTTCGATCGAACCGCCCTGCGGGGCAGTCATCTCCAGGATTTCGTGCAACGTGGTCGACTTCCCCGACCCGGATTCCCCGACGATGCCCAGCGTCTGGCCCTGACGCAGCTCGAAGCTGACCCCGTCGACGGCCCGCACCTCGCCGATCTTGCGCCGGAACACCGCGCCCTTGGTGAGTGTGTAGGTCCGGACCAGGTTCTCCACGCGGAGGACGATGGGGGCGTCGGGATCAGTGGCCGTATCGGCGGGCGCGGTCGATACGCCGTACACGTCGGCGGCCGAGCGGCCCGCGACGTCGTCGGTCCGGATGCATGCGGCGGCGTGACCCGTTGCGACGGTCAGCAATTCCGGCTCCGCAGCGAGACAGTCGTCGATGGCCAA contains:
- a CDS encoding ABC transporter family substrate-binding protein yields the protein MELRRLASALLVAGLALTACSGGSQPPPSAGGNAEIGTTNDMNPQDPASLQDGGDLRLALSGFPENFNPLHIDGNVADAANMLKSTLPRAFTIGPDGSPTVNPDYFTGVELTGTDPQVVTYTINPKAVWSDDTPITWEDIKSQIDATSGKDKAFAIASTNGSERVASVTRGVDDRQAIMTFAKPYAEWRGMLSGNTMLLPKSMTATADAFNKAQLTQPGPSAGPFVITGIDRTAQRITLARNPMWWGATPRLNGITYTVLADEARIPALQNNALDASGLATLDEMEIARRTPGISIRRAPGLGWYHFTFNGAPGSILSDKALRTAIAKGIDRQTIASVTQRGLADDPTPLNNHIYVAGQEGYQDNSAVVAFDPEAAKKELDDLGWQMNGQFREKDGRQLVIRDVFYDAASTRQVAQIAQSSLAQIGVKLDLQAKGGNGFFSQYVTVGNFDIAQFSWVADAFPLSGLNQIYLSTGESNFGKIGSPEIDAKIEETLEELDPDKARALANEVDELIWAEGFSLPLTQSPGNVAVRSNLANFGAAGLGDVDYTAIGFTK
- a CDS encoding dipeptide ABC transporter ATP-binding protein, with the translated sequence MTELLRVSDLHVGFTTDAEDVAAVRGMTFDVRPREVVALVGESGAGKSATAMAVVGLLPEYATVSGSVRVHGDELIGLDDQRMSRIRGRVIGTVFQDPMSALTPVYTVGDQIAEALRVHQRELSRKAAGARAVELLELVGIAQPQRRAGAFPHELSGGERQRVVIAIAIANDPDLIVCDEPTTALDVTVQAQILDVLRTARDVTGAGVLIITHDLGVVSEFADRAVVMYAGRAVETAPVAELTRSRVMPYTVGLLGSVPRLDAVQGSRLVPIPGAPPSMAALPPGCPFAPRCPLAIDDCLAAEPELLTVATGHAAACIRTDDVAGRSAADVYGVSTAPADTATDPDAPIVLRVENLVRTYTLTKGAVFRRKIGEVRAVDGVSFELRQGQTLGIVGESGSGKSTTLHEILEMTAPQGGSIEVLGHDVATLDRRSRRALRGDLQVVFQDPVASLDPRLPVFDALAEPLTANGFDKSRVDARVAELLDTVGLRRQDASRYPAEFSGGQKQRIGIARALALQPKILALDEPVSALDVSIQAGIINLLLDLQNQFGLSYLFVSHDLSVVKHLADRLVVMHQGSVVESGDAGEIFAHPQHEYTRQLLAAVPQP